A region of Candidatus Poribacteria bacterium DNA encodes the following proteins:
- the msrP gene encoding protein-methionine-sulfoxide reductase catalytic subunit MsrP — protein sequence MAYIKIPKEWEIPENQVTSESDYINRRKFIKDLGIASASALLFSSSNACAGKKGVEKQLEPFQAQKLAVENNSRFTVERPTTDEVVAATYNNYYEFTSSKSTVWKRVDKFITRPWEIEISGLVEKPMTLDVDDLIKQMPIEERIYRFRCVERWAMVVPWIGFPMKALLEKVQPTADAKYVRMLTFLDPDMAPEQHNVRMPWPYFEGLTLAEAMNDLTLLVVGIYGHVLPPQHGAPIRLIVPWKYGFKSIKSIVSIELTDQKPRTFWNTLGPREYDFEANVNPNLPHPRWSQAKEWMIGSGDIYKTVIYNGYGDAVAHLYQ from the coding sequence ATGGCGTATATCAAGATTCCAAAGGAATGGGAGATCCCTGAAAACCAAGTGACATCCGAGTCCGACTATATCAACCGTCGAAAGTTCATCAAAGATTTGGGCATCGCGAGTGCCAGTGCTTTGCTGTTTTCCAGTTCAAACGCCTGTGCTGGGAAAAAGGGAGTTGAGAAGCAGTTAGAACCTTTCCAAGCGCAAAAACTTGCAGTTGAGAATAACTCACGTTTTACTGTGGAAAGACCAACAACAGACGAAGTTGTTGCTGCTACCTACAACAATTACTATGAGTTCACCTCCTCCAAGAGCACAGTTTGGAAAAGAGTAGATAAGTTCATAACGCGTCCGTGGGAAATTGAAATATCGGGATTGGTCGAAAAGCCGATGACCTTAGATGTGGACGACTTAATCAAGCAGATGCCTATTGAAGAGCGGATCTACCGGTTCCGTTGCGTTGAAAGGTGGGCAATGGTAGTACCTTGGATCGGCTTCCCGATGAAAGCGTTGCTTGAAAAAGTTCAACCCACTGCTGATGCCAAATATGTCCGAATGCTCACGTTTTTGGATCCAGATATGGCACCAGAACAACACAATGTTCGCATGCCGTGGCCCTATTTTGAAGGGTTAACGCTCGCGGAAGCGATGAACGACCTAACACTGCTGGTTGTCGGTATCTATGGACATGTTTTACCACCACAACACGGTGCACCTATTCGGCTCATCGTTCCTTGGAAGTATGGGTTTAAAAGCATCAAATCCATTGTGAGCATTGAGTTAACAGACCAGAAACCGCGCACTTTTTGGAATACGCTTGGACCCAGAGAGTACGACTTTGAAGCAAACGTCAATCCCAATCTGCCACATCCGCGTTGGTCACAGGCTAAGGAGTGGATGATTGGCAGCGGCGACATTTACAAAACCGTCATTTACAACGGGTACGGCGATGCCGTAGCACACCTTTATCAATAA
- a CDS encoding serpin family protein, with product MDRKQRITKTFLGLLCPVLLLSVGCDDLSLDMFDNKETAPAIGSIDGSVVAANTQFGFNLFNDIRKTEQNKNIFISPFSISIALAMTLNGASGETEQAMTNALQLQGLDSEAINAGYAGLRHNLQTSDPKVILAIANSLWARQDVPFKQDFLQRNTQFFGAEISTLDFTDPNTLTTINQWVNTNTNGKITKILDEINPDAVLFLINAIYFKGSWQTEFDPSHTRDGTFHLVTGGEKQVPMMTRTGDYPYYENYEEKFQAISLPYGDGRISMYIFLPYRESDLNTFLDGLNTENWENWISQFREQEVFLSMPKFKLEYEKTLNNPLQSLGMGIAFAPGGADFSRMADLETLGRNLYIGEVLHKSVVEVNEEGTEAAAVTSVGVRVTSAPPAFIADRPFFFAIRDNETKTVLFMGIVVDP from the coding sequence ATGGATAGAAAACAGAGAATCACGAAAACCTTTCTTGGATTGTTATGCCCAGTCTTACTATTATCTGTCGGATGTGATGATTTGTCTCTGGACATGTTTGATAACAAGGAAACTGCACCCGCGATAGGTTCCATTGATGGCAGTGTTGTCGCGGCAAATACGCAATTTGGCTTTAACCTGTTCAATGACATCCGCAAAACTGAGCAGAATAAGAATATCTTCATCTCACCATTTAGTATTTCCATCGCCTTGGCAATGACACTGAACGGCGCATCCGGTGAAACCGAACAAGCAATGACCAACGCCTTGCAACTACAAGGATTAGACTCTGAGGCGATTAACGCTGGCTATGCCGGATTGCGCCATAACCTTCAAACATCAGACCCGAAAGTTATACTCGCGATTGCAAATTCACTCTGGGCACGTCAAGATGTTCCGTTCAAGCAGGATTTCCTGCAGCGAAACACCCAATTTTTCGGTGCTGAGATCTCAACATTAGATTTTACGGACCCAAACACCCTAACAACAATTAATCAGTGGGTAAATACCAACACCAACGGTAAGATTACAAAAATCCTTGATGAAATCAACCCCGATGCGGTGTTATTTCTGATTAACGCTATCTATTTCAAAGGGTCGTGGCAGACAGAATTTGACCCATCGCACACCCGCGACGGAACTTTCCATCTCGTAACCGGCGGCGAAAAGCAGGTACCGATGATGACAAGGACGGGTGATTATCCGTATTATGAAAATTATGAAGAAAAGTTTCAAGCGATTAGTCTCCCTTATGGTGATGGGCGAATCAGCATGTACATCTTCCTGCCCTACCGTGAATCTGACCTCAATACCTTTTTAGATGGTTTAAATACTGAGAATTGGGAGAATTGGATATCGCAGTTTCGCGAGCAAGAGGTGTTCCTCAGCATGCCCAAATTTAAGTTGGAATATGAAAAAACGCTTAACAATCCGCTGCAATCACTTGGTATGGGCATCGCGTTTGCACCAGGGGGTGCAGACTTTAGTCGGATGGCAGATTTAGAGACTTTGGGTAGAAATTTGTACATCGGGGAAGTGCTCCATAAATCAGTCGTTGAAGTCAATGAAGAGGGGACTGAAGCCGCAGCAGTCACCAGTGTTGGGGTTCGCGTAACCAGTGCACCACCTGCGTTTATTGCAGATCGACCGTTTTTCTTTGCAATCCGTGATAACGAGACAAAAACTGTCCTATTCATGGGCATTGTGGTGGATCCGTAG